The following proteins are encoded in a genomic region of Sulfurovum indicum:
- a CDS encoding efflux RND transporter permease subunit produces MIEKLIAFSVKNRFLVLMATLFIILGSVWSMRNTPLDALPDLSPPQVIVQVTWKGQSPEIIEDQGTYPLVSQFLAISNIETVRGFSTYENALIYIIFKEGTDLYWARSRVLEQLASIQSKLPDTMEVSLGPDASGVGWAYEYALVSQTKTLDELRTLQDYYYKYALMGVDGVSEVATIGGFIPTYQVTVNNDALIRYNLSIKDVARTLKKNNNDTGGRIVIQNGYEWMVQAKGYIKDLDEIRNLVIASRNGIPITVAQVGQVEKIPAARRGMADLNGEGEVVGGIVMLRYGEDVYSALERIKNKMEELKVEGVDVITTYDRSDLISKAVNTLKRTLIEESIIVVIIIGLFLMHLRSSLIVLIVLPLTIGLTFLLMKLFGIGSNIMSLGGIAIAIGAMVDASIVMIENAHKVIHKEEGKLGRNLNNKERISAIVQASQVVGRPIFFALALVVVSFLPIFALSGQEGLLFTPLAFTKTFAMTAGALLAVTLVPVLMIYFVKGRIIPESKNPLNRFFIWLYTPLLVWGLKLRYLVIAAAAALLVLAVPLYKGLNWEFMPMLDEQTVMYMPVTPYGISVDQSKALTQKTDAILKSFPEVETVFGKGGRADTATDPAPLGMIETIITFKPKSEWREGMTTEKLMAEMDKALQIPGLVNSWTYPIRGRIDMLLSGIRTPLGIKLYGKDAKGLQEIAQQIENALRNLKSTQSVISDQASAGYFIDINIDTEALKHYGISKDLILEYTSTAIGGKQISTMYKGLERYPITLRFKEEERRNLDAIRNIQVKTPLGFVPLSTFAKIEYRQSASVIKSEMATPVTFIYITPTLGMSVVTYKEEALKVLEKIKLPAGYYIEWAGQSEYLESAMEKIIWIIPTVLLVILVLIYFALKEMIPTLIVFFTLPFALLGGLFYIDMLQFNMSIAIIVGFLALLGVAAETAIVMIVYLKEAVDEAQERLGDKFDVAALDAAIYEGAVQRVRPKLMTVFAILAGLLPIMYTHGVGSEVMQRIAAPMIGGVVSSAVLSLLLIPIFYMMYEKRKLKIKY; encoded by the coding sequence ATGATAGAAAAACTGATAGCCTTTAGTGTCAAGAACCGTTTTCTTGTCCTGATGGCCACCCTCTTTATAATTCTGGGATCAGTATGGTCCATGCGAAATACTCCGCTTGATGCCCTGCCGGATCTCTCACCGCCACAGGTGATCGTGCAGGTAACATGGAAGGGGCAGAGTCCTGAGATCATTGAGGACCAGGGAACCTATCCGCTGGTATCACAGTTCCTTGCTATTTCCAATATTGAGACTGTACGGGGCTTTTCTACCTATGAAAATGCTCTGATCTATATTATCTTCAAAGAGGGGACTGACCTTTACTGGGCACGTTCCCGTGTTCTCGAACAGCTGGCTTCCATCCAGAGTAAACTGCCTGATACAATGGAGGTGAGTCTGGGACCTGATGCTTCCGGTGTAGGCTGGGCATATGAATATGCACTGGTTTCACAGACCAAAACACTTGATGAACTGCGTACGCTGCAGGACTATTACTACAAGTATGCCCTGATGGGTGTAGACGGTGTTTCGGAGGTGGCGACCATCGGCGGGTTCATACCAACCTACCAGGTAACAGTGAACAATGATGCACTTATACGCTACAACCTCTCCATCAAAGATGTAGCACGTACACTCAAAAAGAACAACAACGATACCGGTGGACGGATCGTTATACAGAACGGCTATGAATGGATGGTACAGGCAAAAGGCTATATCAAAGACCTTGATGAGATACGCAATCTTGTCATTGCTTCCAGGAACGGTATCCCCATCACTGTTGCACAGGTCGGACAGGTAGAGAAAATACCTGCTGCACGCCGTGGTATGGCTGACCTTAACGGTGAAGGAGAAGTGGTCGGCGGTATCGTAATGCTGCGCTACGGCGAGGATGTCTACAGTGCCCTGGAGCGTATCAAAAACAAGATGGAAGAGCTTAAAGTTGAAGGGGTGGATGTCATTACCACCTACGATCGCTCCGATCTTATTTCCAAAGCAGTCAATACCCTTAAACGTACGCTGATCGAAGAGAGTATCATTGTTGTAATCATCATCGGGCTTTTTCTGATGCATCTTCGCTCTTCTCTTATTGTACTTATTGTATTACCGTTGACCATCGGGCTTACCTTTCTTCTTATGAAACTCTTTGGTATCGGATCCAATATTATGAGCCTCGGAGGAATCGCTATTGCCATAGGGGCTATGGTTGATGCTTCCATCGTCATGATCGAGAATGCGCATAAAGTCATACATAAAGAAGAGGGAAAACTTGGACGCAACCTGAATAACAAAGAACGTATCTCTGCCATTGTGCAGGCATCGCAGGTGGTTGGTCGTCCCATCTTCTTTGCACTTGCTCTCGTGGTTGTTTCTTTTCTGCCTATTTTTGCACTTTCCGGTCAGGAGGGACTACTCTTCACACCTTTGGCTTTTACCAAAACTTTTGCGATGACAGCCGGCGCATTGCTTGCTGTAACTCTGGTACCGGTTTTAATGATCTATTTCGTCAAGGGCAGAATCATCCCTGAATCAAAAAACCCGCTCAATCGTTTTTTCATCTGGCTCTACACTCCTCTTTTGGTTTGGGGTTTAAAGCTCAGATATCTAGTCATTGCCGCAGCTGCCGCACTCCTTGTTTTGGCTGTACCTCTCTACAAAGGACTTAACTGGGAGTTCATGCCGATGCTGGATGAACAGACAGTCATGTATATGCCTGTCACACCTTACGGTATCTCTGTGGACCAGAGCAAAGCATTGACGCAGAAAACAGATGCCATACTTAAAAGTTTTCCTGAAGTGGAGACAGTATTTGGCAAAGGCGGACGTGCCGATACAGCTACAGACCCTGCACCGCTTGGGATGATAGAAACCATCATCACCTTCAAACCAAAAAGTGAATGGAGAGAAGGGATGACAACGGAAAAACTGATGGCTGAAATGGACAAAGCTCTGCAGATACCCGGTCTGGTGAACTCATGGACCTACCCCATCAGGGGGCGTATAGATATGCTTCTCTCAGGTATCCGTACCCCGCTTGGTATTAAACTTTACGGTAAAGATGCAAAGGGCTTACAGGAGATCGCACAGCAGATAGAAAATGCACTACGCAATCTCAAAAGTACACAGTCGGTCATCTCTGATCAGGCCAGTGCCGGCTATTTCATTGACATCAACATTGATACTGAAGCTCTCAAACACTATGGTATCAGTAAAGATCTGATACTCGAATATACCTCCACAGCCATAGGGGGGAAACAGATCTCTACTATGTACAAAGGTCTGGAACGCTACCCTATTACTTTGCGTTTCAAAGAAGAGGAACGCAGAAACCTCGATGCGATACGCAACATCCAGGTTAAGACACCACTGGGCTTCGTTCCCTTATCTACTTTTGCAAAAATAGAGTACAGACAGAGTGCTTCGGTCATCAAGAGTGAGATGGCTACACCGGTTACCTTCATCTATATCACGCCGACACTGGGAATGAGTGTGGTCACCTATAAAGAGGAGGCACTGAAAGTTCTTGAGAAGATAAAGCTGCCGGCAGGCTACTATATAGAATGGGCAGGACAGTCTGAGTATCTGGAGTCTGCTATGGAAAAGATCATCTGGATCATTCCCACAGTACTGCTCGTGATCCTGGTACTCATCTATTTTGCTCTTAAAGAAATGATACCGACACTGATCGTCTTTTTTACTCTTCCCTTCGCACTTCTGGGCGGACTCTTCTATATCGATATGCTGCAGTTCAATATGAGCATTGCCATTATTGTCGGCTTCCTGGCACTTCTGGGTGTGGCAGCAGAAACAGCTATTGTCATGATCGTTTATCTCAAAGAGGCTGTGGACGAGGCACAAGAGAGGCTTGGTGATAAATTTGATGTTGCTGCACTCGATGCAGCCATCTACGAAGGAGCTGTACAGAGGGTACGCCCAAAACTCATGACAGTCTTTGCTATTTTGGCAGGACTTCTTCCTATTATGTATACCCATGGTGTCGGATCGGAAGTCATGCAGCGTATAGCTGCTCCTATGATTGGAGGAGTTGTCAGTTCAGCCGTATTAAGCTTGCTTTTGATACCTATTTTCTATATGATGTATGAAAAAAGAAAATTAAAAATTAAATATTAA
- a CDS encoding efflux RND transporter periplasmic adaptor subunit, whose amino-acid sequence MQKPTTILLIALLAATSAYAEMKCEAGKCGAAMETPKKILPKTPEKTKQEKTLRTQKVTVKQLFNVITTRISKKVTAPSQVNYGYIVPDESKVFDITAWYSGFVVELYANTHYQKVKKGEVLAKVYSPEVYKAKQDYLNALNFNAKRPSPSMVKSSRVKLQLLNVNEQEIKAIEETKRVDRYTDLVTPASGWIFEKNINEGSSFKSGSRLFEIVDTGTVWLEAKLYPNELEKLNTLMHFTVRTEGIDTTFKAEKSLLYPRLDPKEATATLRLLIENRNELLKPGMYATAYASSKEEARLLIPRTAVIRKNGQWYVFLATEFKGEYEPLKVELKPLDNQYFEVLDGLKEGDEVVNNALFMMDSDAQINGVY is encoded by the coding sequence ATGCAAAAACCGACTACTATACTTTTAATTGCACTTCTTGCTGCAACATCTGCCTATGCTGAAATGAAATGTGAAGCGGGCAAATGCGGTGCAGCGATGGAAACACCAAAGAAGATACTGCCGAAAACACCGGAAAAAACAAAACAGGAAAAAACACTCCGCACACAAAAAGTCACCGTAAAACAGCTTTTCAATGTCATAACGACCCGCATCAGTAAAAAGGTAACAGCTCCGTCACAAGTCAATTACGGATATATCGTTCCCGATGAGAGTAAAGTGTTCGACATTACCGCATGGTACTCCGGTTTCGTTGTCGAACTCTATGCCAATACCCATTACCAAAAAGTCAAAAAAGGAGAAGTGCTTGCAAAGGTCTATTCACCTGAAGTCTATAAAGCAAAACAGGATTATCTCAATGCACTCAACTTTAATGCCAAACGCCCCTCACCTTCCATGGTAAAAAGTTCAAGGGTCAAACTTCAGCTTCTCAATGTAAATGAGCAGGAGATCAAAGCGATCGAAGAGACAAAGCGTGTCGACAGATATACTGACCTGGTCACACCTGCTTCAGGCTGGATCTTTGAGAAAAATATCAATGAAGGATCTTCTTTCAAATCAGGAAGCAGACTCTTTGAGATCGTGGATACCGGCACAGTATGGCTGGAAGCGAAACTCTATCCGAATGAATTGGAAAAACTGAATACCCTGATGCACTTTACCGTAAGAACCGAAGGTATAGACACAACCTTCAAAGCAGAAAAGAGTCTGCTCTATCCCAGACTGGACCCAAAAGAGGCAACAGCCACTCTCAGGCTGCTTATAGAGAACAGAAATGAACTGCTGAAACCGGGAATGTATGCTACTGCATACGCCTCTTCCAAAGAAGAAGCCCGACTGCTGATTCCCAGAACAGCAGTCATACGGAAAAATGGCCAGTGGTATGTCTTTCTTGCAACGGAATTCAAAGGCGAATATGAGCCTCTAAAAGTAGAGCTTAAACCCTTGGACAACCAATACTTTGAAGTGCTTGACGGATTAAAAGAGGGAGATGAAGTGGTCAACAATGCACTCTTCATGATGGATTCAGATGCACAGATCAATGGAGTATACTGA
- a CDS encoding TolC family protein: protein MRTILSILLLVNLVQAQSISRLVEQSLKKHPSLQTIKHRLTAMDERILKSQKWQNPDLSFTVNNIQFSDLSNRSLEPMQYEALNVTQKFPWFGKLKARKDVEEARKHLLLNSYDAAKVALALQIKITSYTVKELEARIYILRKYIQLAKQNIKLYTDTIATDSMSHAESITAELSLSKIEVRMERYSALLKAQKEKLAYLVQSKVGKIDDRLYISRLPSLKHYLSKMSNNPTYRMKDSKQKIAAANKALVDLEATPDPYVKMGYFHRNDFEDYASVTVGFAVPIYGTETLNSEIARKERLSARSDLLDYRSLLESEIRSNYARLKEASRIYFIIQEKSLPQLSHMLELSSAAIEKGADLFTYTNILEQKLSLEEESIAVVAEYLRTKAKLKALTGEI from the coding sequence ATGCGCACAATTCTCTCCATACTTTTACTTGTAAATCTGGTACAGGCACAAAGTATCAGCCGGCTTGTAGAACAATCACTCAAAAAACACCCCTCTTTACAGACGATCAAACATCGTTTAACCGCAATGGATGAACGTATCCTTAAAAGTCAGAAGTGGCAAAATCCTGACCTGAGCTTTACTGTCAACAATATTCAGTTCAGTGATCTCTCCAACCGCTCTTTGGAGCCTATGCAGTATGAAGCACTCAATGTAACCCAGAAGTTCCCCTGGTTCGGAAAGCTGAAGGCACGAAAGGACGTGGAGGAAGCACGTAAACACCTGCTTCTTAACTCTTACGATGCTGCGAAGGTGGCACTTGCTCTTCAGATCAAGATAACCAGCTATACGGTCAAAGAACTCGAAGCACGTATCTATATTTTACGTAAATACATTCAACTGGCAAAACAGAACATAAAACTCTATACCGATACGATCGCTACGGATTCCATGAGCCATGCAGAAAGTATCACCGCTGAGCTTTCTCTCTCAAAGATCGAAGTGAGAATGGAGCGTTACAGTGCTTTGCTTAAAGCACAGAAGGAGAAACTTGCCTATCTTGTTCAGAGCAAAGTGGGAAAAATAGACGACAGACTGTATATTAGCCGACTTCCGTCTCTTAAGCATTACCTCTCTAAAATGTCAAACAACCCTACCTACCGTATGAAAGATTCCAAACAGAAGATTGCCGCAGCAAACAAAGCACTGGTCGATCTTGAAGCAACACCTGATCCGTATGTCAAAATGGGTTATTTCCATCGTAATGACTTTGAAGATTATGCTTCTGTTACTGTAGGCTTTGCCGTACCGATTTACGGCACTGAAACACTCAATTCCGAGATCGCACGGAAAGAGAGGCTCTCAGCCCGGAGCGATCTTCTTGACTACAGATCCCTTCTTGAAAGTGAGATCAGATCCAACTATGCCAGACTCAAGGAGGCATCCCGTATCTACTTCATTATCCAGGAAAAAAGCCTTCCTCAGCTTTCGCATATGCTTGAGCTCAGTTCTGCAGCCATTGAAAAGGGGGCCGATCTCTTCACCTATACCAATATACTTGAGCAAAAACTGTCACTGGAAGAAGAGAGTATTGCAGTTGTGGCAGAATACCTCAGAACCAAAGCAAAACTTAAAGCACTCACAGGAGAGATATAA
- a CDS encoding DUF4395 domain-containing protein: MSPSCPISTRRVDTNLVRVVSFQVLLFTLLFAVTQIKLFIFIMLFDFIVRALRQESYSLFAQTGKLILKQWKAVPKYSDEAPKRFALYLGLAVTLMIILFSLLGFAKMATAIAFILMICAFLEVLFDFCIGCKLYYALQLCKVRIYDRNFN, encoded by the coding sequence ATGTCTCCGTCATGTCCTATTTCAACTAGACGTGTTGATACCAATCTTGTAAGAGTTGTCTCTTTTCAGGTACTTCTTTTTACACTGCTGTTCGCTGTTACACAAATAAAACTCTTTATTTTTATCATGCTTTTTGACTTTATCGTCAGGGCTTTGAGGCAAGAGAGCTACAGTCTGTTTGCCCAGACGGGAAAACTGATCCTGAAACAATGGAAAGCTGTTCCGAAATATTCCGATGAGGCCCCCAAGCGATTTGCACTCTATCTTGGTCTTGCAGTTACTTTAATGATTATTCTGTTCTCATTGCTGGGGTTTGCCAAAATGGCTACTGCCATAGCATTTATCCTGATGATCTGTGCATTTCTTGAAGTTTTATTCGATTTTTGTATAGGATGTAAGCTATACTATGCTTTACAACTATGCAAGGTAAGAATATATGATAGGAATTTCAACTAA
- a CDS encoding RrF2 family transcriptional regulator: protein MIGISTKTIYAVAALHELGTIQTGGVLKIKEIAARASIPQSFLEQILLELKKQGVLTSVKGAHGGYKLAKELKDITLREIVLILETDAFSDLCRTNNAVLKLFWEDIKKGVSEVFDVPLSELKNYQMKANKTLNYSI from the coding sequence ATGATAGGAATTTCAACTAAGACCATTTATGCAGTAGCGGCACTTCATGAGCTGGGCACGATCCAGACAGGCGGAGTCTTGAAGATCAAAGAGATCGCTGCACGTGCATCCATCCCCCAGAGTTTTCTCGAGCAGATCCTTCTTGAACTCAAAAAACAGGGTGTACTTACGAGTGTCAAAGGGGCACACGGAGGTTATAAACTGGCCAAAGAGCTTAAAGATATCACACTCAGAGAGATCGTACTGATCTTGGAGACCGATGCCTTTTCAGATCTTTGTCGTACGAACAATGCTGTACTGAAACTATTTTGGGAAGATATCAAAAAAGGGGTTTCCGAGGTATTTGATGTACCACTTTCAGAGCTGAAGAACTACCAGATGAAAGCCAATAAAACGCTCAATTATTCTATCTAG
- a CDS encoding aminotransferase class I/II-fold pyridoxal phosphate-dependent enzyme: MEKDFNYYNTLLVQSVGSKVGPVAPTVVPSAAYGYTDAQEAEGIFAGEINKPLYARVGNPTNGKLESIVAKMEGGFGAIATASGMGALAMVTTALLKAGDEVLCIGGFFGGTYTLINETLRRFGIESSFCDVDDFTHMEKKLAAGVKMVLMESVGNPSLRLPDMKRIADLCNSYETLLVVDNTVTPLLVRPLELGADIVIHSSTKNMSGHSAALGGIAVFRAVKEEGDKLHNEKYKDLHPIIRKAGHKAFIPICKKRAIRDMGMTANAFGSFLTMLGLETLALRIERVNRSVAKVAEILEKSLPEGIEVKHPSLPRSEDYARYQLDFPNGCGPLLTLDCGTAERAFALLNALNLVTLTANIGDNRTLALHMESTIYSDFDAEIRRFLGVTEGLIRVSIGLEDPEEIAKDFLQASTYV, from the coding sequence ATGGAAAAAGATTTCAATTATTACAATACCCTGCTTGTACAAAGTGTGGGTTCGAAAGTAGGGCCTGTTGCACCGACAGTCGTACCTTCTGCTGCGTATGGTTATACCGATGCACAGGAGGCGGAAGGTATTTTTGCCGGGGAAATCAATAAACCGCTTTATGCCAGGGTAGGGAATCCGACGAACGGGAAACTTGAATCTATTGTGGCAAAAATGGAGGGTGGATTTGGTGCGATAGCGACAGCTTCGGGAATGGGGGCACTTGCCATGGTGACCACTGCACTGCTGAAAGCGGGTGATGAGGTACTGTGTATCGGAGGATTCTTCGGCGGTACCTATACTTTGATCAATGAGACACTTAGGCGTTTTGGTATAGAGAGCAGTTTCTGTGATGTCGATGACTTTACGCATATGGAGAAGAAACTGGCTGCAGGTGTAAAGATGGTTCTTATGGAGAGTGTGGGAAACCCAAGCCTCAGACTGCCGGATATGAAACGTATTGCAGATCTCTGTAACAGCTATGAGACCCTGTTGGTGGTAGACAATACCGTTACACCGCTTTTGGTACGCCCATTGGAGCTTGGTGCAGATATCGTTATACATTCAAGTACCAAGAACATGAGCGGTCACTCTGCTGCACTGGGCGGTATAGCTGTATTTAGAGCAGTCAAAGAGGAGGGTGACAAACTCCACAATGAGAAGTATAAAGATCTTCATCCCATCATTCGGAAGGCAGGGCATAAAGCATTTATTCCTATCTGTAAAAAACGTGCGATCCGTGATATGGGAATGACAGCCAATGCTTTTGGGTCATTTTTGACAATGCTTGGGCTTGAAACCCTTGCACTGCGTATAGAGCGCGTGAACAGGTCTGTAGCAAAAGTAGCTGAAATACTCGAAAAATCGTTGCCTGAAGGTATTGAGGTGAAGCACCCGTCACTGCCCCGAAGTGAAGATTATGCGCGTTATCAGCTTGATTTTCCCAATGGCTGCGGTCCTCTGCTGACACTGGACTGCGGTACGGCGGAACGGGCCTTTGCACTGCTCAATGCCCTGAATCTTGTCACACTTACAGCCAATATCGGCGATAACAGAACACTGGCACTGCATATGGAGAGTACGATCTACAGCGATTTTGATGCAGAGATACGTAGATTTCTTGGTGTAACGGAAGGCCTTATTCGTGTATCCATAGGTCTTGAAGATCCCGAAGAGATCGCGAAAGATTTTCTGCAGGCAAGTACCTATGTATAG
- the sppA gene encoding signal peptide peptidase SppA, producing MFKKISDIIKWIGQHFMGMLFLLIVLIVFLPSSHEPLRKANLQEIKLFGPIMDAEKIIKEIDEAKKDENIKGILLNVNSPGGAVPPSIEISYAIRALQKKKPVIAYASGIMASGSYYSAIYATKIIANPGAIIGSIGVIMESANIKELMDKIGIKPQLVKQGEYKEAGTPTREWTPKERAELERLTKDTYDLFISDVAKARGLDINNSKTYADAHIFLAHRAKEVGLIDEVGIISNAKDALLKETNITKPVWKKKDKLESFIEELSSQALFKVQSYFYGLKAEL from the coding sequence ATGTTTAAAAAGATCAGCGATATCATCAAATGGATCGGTCAGCACTTTATGGGTATGCTCTTCCTGCTTATCGTACTGATCGTCTTTCTGCCAAGCTCTCACGAGCCTCTCAGGAAAGCAAACCTCCAGGAGATAAAGCTCTTTGGGCCTATCATGGATGCAGAAAAGATAATCAAAGAGATCGATGAGGCAAAAAAAGATGAAAATATCAAAGGTATCCTGCTTAATGTCAACTCTCCGGGCGGTGCGGTCCCGCCTTCCATAGAGATCTCCTATGCCATCCGTGCACTTCAGAAAAAAAAGCCGGTTATTGCCTATGCTTCCGGCATCATGGCCAGCGGAAGTTACTACAGCGCTATCTATGCAACAAAGATCATCGCCAATCCCGGAGCCATCATCGGCTCCATAGGTGTCATCATGGAGAGTGCCAACATCAAAGAGCTGATGGACAAGATAGGCATCAAACCACAGCTGGTCAAGCAGGGAGAGTACAAAGAGGCGGGTACACCGACACGTGAGTGGACACCCAAAGAGCGTGCAGAACTTGAGAGACTTACTAAAGATACCTACGATCTTTTCATCTCTGATGTTGCCAAAGCCCGAGGCCTGGATATCAACAATTCAAAAACCTATGCCGATGCACATATTTTTCTGGCACACAGAGCAAAAGAAGTCGGACTTATTGATGAAGTAGGCATCATCAGCAATGCGAAAGATGCGCTTCTCAAAGAGACAAATATTACCAAACCGGTATGGAAGAAAAAAGACAAACTGGAGTCATTTATAGAAGAGCTTTCCTCACAGGCTCTCTTTAAAGTACAAAGTTACTTTTACGGGTTAAAAGCCGAGCTGTAG
- the mqnF gene encoding aminofutalosine deaminase family hydrolase encodes MKIIIADYLYIDGRFIENLAIAFETHIQAVDLPERLLKQYPGAELIRAKPYTVLYPGFINTHVHLEFSANKTSLKYGSFMPWLDSVIEHRDDLMKDCNNETMQKECEQMLRSGITAFGAISSFGTELQVCEETPQRVVFFNELIGSNAQYADMLYSDFQERVKASQSCAAKSRITPAVAIHSPYSVHPVILQRAVALAKQNQMPLTAHFLESQAEREWLERGEGEFKAFFEKFFNTSTPVTTIEEFMHAFDTYPTHFVHCVQATEKELAYLAEKGHSIAHCPRSNRYLGCGRLAIEKLQLPFSLATDGLSSNDSLNIFDELRAALMFHHNIDIQTLALQLLRNITLDAAKALGLNCGSLHVGKDADFVLVTLPELPKRPEEIALWSILHTKEAESVYIEGEKYV; translated from the coding sequence ATGAAGATCATCATTGCCGATTATCTCTACATCGACGGCAGGTTTATCGAAAATCTTGCCATAGCTTTCGAGACACATATTCAGGCTGTCGATCTGCCGGAAAGACTTCTGAAGCAGTACCCCGGGGCCGAACTCATTCGTGCCAAACCCTATACGGTACTCTACCCCGGTTTTATCAACACCCATGTTCACCTGGAGTTTTCTGCAAACAAAACATCACTCAAGTATGGCTCTTTCATGCCATGGCTGGACTCTGTCATCGAACATCGTGACGACCTGATGAAGGATTGTAACAATGAGACCATGCAAAAAGAGTGTGAGCAGATGCTGCGCTCCGGAATCACTGCCTTTGGTGCCATATCCAGTTTCGGAACAGAGCTTCAAGTCTGCGAAGAGACTCCCCAGCGCGTCGTGTTTTTCAATGAACTTATCGGTTCCAACGCCCAGTATGCCGATATGCTCTACAGTGATTTCCAGGAGCGCGTCAAAGCCTCCCAAAGCTGTGCAGCAAAAAGCCGCATCACCCCTGCTGTTGCCATCCATTCACCCTATTCAGTGCATCCGGTAATTTTGCAAAGAGCTGTAGCACTGGCTAAACAGAACCAAATGCCGCTTACAGCACACTTTTTGGAATCACAGGCTGAACGGGAATGGCTGGAAAGGGGCGAAGGCGAGTTCAAAGCTTTTTTTGAAAAGTTCTTCAATACCTCTACCCCGGTTACGACCATTGAGGAGTTCATGCATGCTTTCGACACATACCCTACACATTTCGTACACTGTGTACAGGCCACAGAGAAAGAGCTGGCATACCTGGCAGAAAAAGGCCACTCTATTGCACACTGTCCAAGATCAAACCGTTACCTGGGATGCGGCAGACTGGCTATCGAGAAACTTCAGCTTCCCTTCTCGCTCGCAACAGACGGACTCAGTTCCAACGATTCACTCAATATCTTCGATGAACTTCGTGCTGCACTGATGTTCCATCACAACATCGATATCCAGACACTTGCCCTGCAACTGCTTCGGAACATCACCTTGGACGCAGCCAAAGCACTGGGACTCAACTGCGGCAGCCTGCATGTTGGAAAAGATGCAGATTTTGTACTCGTAACCCTGCCCGAACTTCCAAAACGTCCCGAAGAGATCGCACTTTGGAGCATTCTGCATACCAAAGAGGCAGAGAGTGTCTATATCGAAGGAGAAAAGTATGTTTAA
- the aroQ gene encoding type II 3-dehydroquinate dehydratase produces MKIVVIQGPNLNMLGVREQNIYGPMKLEDIHAQMKAFAEQNKLEIEFFQSNLEGEIVDRIQECIGDADGIIINPAAYTHTSIAIRDALAAVKIPTIEVHLSNIHAREEFRHNSLTAPVCAGQIVGMGPFGYHLAMVGMTQILNEVAAMKQAQQQAQKAQQK; encoded by the coding sequence ATGAAAATAGTAGTAATTCAAGGTCCAAATTTGAATATGTTGGGAGTCCGGGAGCAAAATATCTACGGCCCGATGAAACTGGAAGATATTCATGCACAGATGAAAGCATTTGCAGAGCAGAACAAACTTGAGATCGAATTTTTCCAGAGCAACCTTGAAGGCGAGATCGTAGACCGTATCCAGGAGTGTATAGGAGATGCTGACGGTATTATCATCAACCCGGCAGCCTATACACATACTTCTATTGCGATCCGTGATGCACTGGCAGCAGTGAAGATCCCTACGATCGAAGTGCACTTGAGTAATATCCATGCGAGAGAAGAGTTCCGCCACAACTCTCTCACTGCACCTGTATGTGCAGGGCAGATAGTAGGTATGGGACCATTTGGATACCATTTGGCGATGGTAGGTATGACACAGATCCTGAATGAAGTCGCTGCGATGAAACAGGCACAGCAGCAGGCACAGAAAGCACAACAAAAATAG